A window of the Lolium perenne isolate Kyuss_39 chromosome 7, Kyuss_2.0, whole genome shotgun sequence genome harbors these coding sequences:
- the LOC127315403 gene encoding uncharacterized protein: MCDKSDCDCQSLGVFRGPLVSGSHDFDEHCMFGNDMYLTKGQVDFLNEHCNHFPTEEFEYYVYRMTKSAVIKNKCKLDIGKKFTAKYLKRFIDDAPGNDVTLSLEYTDSNARFKVTMKMAKGKAKNAIIATGWSKAMNTYEIKEGAIYIFEFYVDMKGKLALMIHSLPDDCDDSDSSESSE, translated from the exons ATGTGTGACAAGTCTGACTGTGACTGTCAATCCCTTGGGGTCTTCAGAG GGCCACTGGTAAGTGGGAGCCATGACTTTGATGAGCACTGCATGTTTGGAAATGACATGTACTTGACAAAAGGTCAAGTCGATTTCCTTAATGAGCACTGCAACCACTTTCCAACAGAGGAATTTGAGTACTATGTCTACAGGATGACCAAGTCAGCAGTGATAAAGAATAAATGCAAGCTG GATATTGGAAAGAAGTTCACTGCCAAGTACCTGAAAAGGTTCATTGATGATGCTCCTGGCAATGATGTTACTCTTTCTCTAGAGTACACCGACAGCAATGCACGCTTTAAAGTGaccatgaagatggcaaaggggaAGGCCAAGAATGCAATCATAGCAACTGGTTGGTCAAAGGCTATGAATACTTATGAGATCAAAGAAGGAGCCATCTACATCTTTGAATTCTACGTTGACATGAAAGGTAAGCTTGCTCTGATGATCCACAGTCTACCTGATGACTGTGATGACTCTGATTCATCTGAGTCATCAGAGTAA